In one Tripterygium wilfordii isolate XIE 37 chromosome 22, ASM1340144v1, whole genome shotgun sequence genomic region, the following are encoded:
- the LOC119992126 gene encoding LRR receptor-like serine/threonine-protein kinase FLS2, which translates to MNLSSLTHPSSSHILLLFLSIATLQGLKGTLGACHVDDEAGLLGFKSGISQDPSGMLSSWKPGTDCCKWAGVECRIGNRVTTISLYGQPDKPNSFLSGTISPSLVKVQNIDGIYFQDLRNMTGTFPDLLFGLPKLQFVYIRNSKLSGPIPEKIGKLAQLGALSLGGNRFTGSIPNSIAELTQLTQLDLSQNLLTGTIPVGIQHLKSLDLLYLHHNQLSGPIPDFFSSFTELRILKISYNKFTGQIPPSISSLAPTMTYLELGHNSLTGKIPDFLGQFKKLDTLDLSSNRLSGTVPKSFANLTKIFNLDLSRNLLVDPFPLMNVKGIESLDLSYNRLHLNQIPPWVATSPIIYSLKLAGCGLKLNLNDWKPTETYFYDYIDLSDNEISGSPVSLLNRTDYLVGFWASNNQLKFDMGKLRIVKTLKHLDLSKNLVYGNVPKEVTGLEKLNVSSNHLCGQLPATKFPASSFVGNDCLCGPPLSPCKKV; encoded by the coding sequence ATGAATCTTTCCTCTCTCACCCACCCTTCATCTTCCCatatcctcctcctcttcctctctaTCGCAACATTACAGGGTCTCAAAGGCACATTGGGTGCTTGCCACGTGGATGATGAAGCAGGCCTACTGGGTTTCAAATCTGGCATTTCCCAAGACCCGTCTGGCATGCTCAGCTCATGGAAACCGGGTACTGACTGCTGCAAATGGGCCGGTGTCGAATGTCGGATTGGAAACCGTGTGACTACTATCTCTCTATACGGGCAACCGGACAAACCCAACAGTTTCTTATCGGGTACCATCTCTCCATCTCTAGTAAAGGTCCAAAATATAGATGGGATTTATTTTCAGGACTTGAGAAATATGACGGGTACGTTTCCGGATCTCCTATTTGGACTACCCAAACTTCAGTTCGTATACATTCGAAACAGTAAGCTTTCGGGTCCGATACCAGAAAAAATCGGTAAGCTAGCCCAACTTGGTGCCTTGAGTTTAGGCGGTAACCGATTCACTGGTTCAATACCGAATTCAATTGCCGAATTAACTCAGTTGACCCAGCTCGACCTTAGCCAAAACCTTCTCACTGGAACCATACCAGTTGGGATCCAGCATCTCAAAAGCTTGGACCTATTGTATCTCCACCATAACCAGTTGTCTGGCCCCATACCGGattttttctcttcatttaCCGAACTTAGGATTCTCAAAATTTCTTACAACAAATTTACCGGTCAAATCCCACCATCAATTTCATCATTAGCACCCACAATGACTTACCTTGAACTGGGTCACAATTCCTTGACAGGAAAAATCCCAGATTTTCTTGGACAGTTCAAGAAACTAGACACGTTGGATCTATCATCAAATCGTTTATCGGGAACAGTACCGAAAAGTTTTGCAAATCTCACGAAAATATTCAATCTTGATCTTTCTCGTAATCTTCTTGTGGATCCATTCCCTTTAATGAATGTAAAGGGTATCGAGTCCCTGGATTTGTCTTATAACCGATTGCATCTGAATCAAATCCCACCATGGGTCGCCACATCCCCGATTATTTACTCTCTCAAGCTCGCGGGCTGTGGACTTAAGCTGAACTTAAATGACTGGAAGCCGACAGAGACATACTTTTACGACTACATAGATCTCTCCGATAACGAAATCTCGGGGAGTCCGGTGTCGTTGCTGAACCGGACCGATTATTTGGTTGGCTTCTGGGCTTCAAATAACCAGTTGAAATTCGATATGGGGAAACTGAGGATTGTGAAGACTCTGAAGCACTTGGATTTGTCGAAGAATTTGGTGTATGGAAATGTACCTAAAGAGGTTACTGGATTGGAAAAGTTGAATGTGAGTTCTAATCACTTGTGTGGGCAGCTGCCAGCAACGAAATTCCCAGCAAGTTCATTTGTTGGAAATGATTGTCTATGTGGTCCTCCATTAAGCCCTTGCAAAAAAGTGTAG